In Kryptolebias marmoratus isolate JLee-2015 linkage group LG2, ASM164957v2, whole genome shotgun sequence, the genomic stretch ACAAGGTGCTGGAAATGAAAGCAACAATTTGTTCCACTATGCCTGAGTTTAACTATGTCAGAAGAGCTTCCAAACCACAGTTTGAGGCATCTGTTATGAtgaatgttttcagttcagGGTTGTCGATGGCAAGTGCTGGGCTTTTCAGGAGCGTGGTTTGAGATCCGTgcagcctctattgttaggagaatgagaacaatttgcaagcagtccagcttacatcacatctcagcttaaaaagctcaactccacactctctatttctgaattgagaaagctcctcggatgagaagcgaaacgttttcaactacagaatagaagtccagttgtttttgttttttaaccttttttgaattctCTTTAATGCTGTCTCTTCTCTACACCTTCACAGCAGTGCCATCTGGTgacaagaagtaataacagcGGCAGAACAGAATTAAGATGCATTCATTGTGTAAACCTAAGAACCCAACACATTTGAGTTCAGCTTGCATAAACAAAGCTACTCACTACAGTTTTGAGAAATTTGAACTCTGcacttttcaaattaaattgagaaagcttctCAGATGAGatacaaaatgtcttcaaaacaCGAAAAGATGCCCTGTGgcattttcagctttaaaaaaacagcagcatttaagAAATCTTACACAGCTTGAACATGTGGGTAGTTGGTTATCCTTACAAGATGCACTGTAAAGTCACAGAGGAACATtccttaaggaaaaaaaaaacattaagtaaTTTTTCATAAGCATATAGATGCACcattaaacaaacagtaaatttaCAAATGCTTCAATGTCAAGAATTGCTCAAAAATAATGGAAGAAGGAAAATTTAGGTTTGGGAAAATAtggaattttaaaatgaaaaatgtcttacctgtttGAACACTGATCATCACAGCTgcagcttaaagaaaaaagacactCGTATTAGTCCCTGTCTTGCATTTGTTATTGTTAATGCCAAGTCTTATCAGTGTAACCAACACTTGGTTTGATAAAATGATGCTCGGGGATCAGATGACGAGTTTATTTCCTTCTAAAGACATTCATGCATTACAGGGTTACTGCTCTGCTTCTCCTCTTTTCATTTCTTGAAACTTTTTGGCCTTCAGATCTGACTTACCTCTGAATTATTAAGAGGAGAAGTTGGTCTGTGGGCACTGATGGGCCCATCTGACTACCTGATAGCCCTAGTCCTCATTAGACAGATGTCCCAGATGGGGTGCTGTCACCACACCTCAGTGCTTTCTTGGAAAGTAAAAGCTTTCCTTTGTGCTGTGTTCTGCCTCCTGTTTGTACCAGAACCTCTCAGTGCTCTGGTTTCCTGCGAGAGAAGGCGATGGAAGACTGAGTTGTGATCATGCTTGGTTATGAGGAACTGCTGTTTTACACTGCCTGCCTTTCTAACTGCTggtctttgtgtctgtgtatgtgtgtgtgtctggaagGCAGAGTGTTTCAGAGGGCCAGTGGCGGCGGAGGTGTGCGTATGGGCAGCGCCTGGAGGTGGCAGCTGTCCCGGTCCATGCGACTCGTGTTGCGCTGGTGCcgacagcagagaggaggtCGAGGCGGGGGCAGCAGAACACAGATCAGCAGCAGGTTGTTGGAGCTGTGGAGCTACAGCAAACTGCTGCTTCATTCCCTGTGCTACAACAGCCTCGCTGACTCAGACACTCTGCTGGACTGTGTGTTCGAGCCCATTATCTGGATTGTGGACAGTCTTACCCGCTGGTTTGGAGTGGTGAGAACTCTGGTCTGATTTATTTCGTCTCTCCTGACTTTTTGCCCCTTTTTAACCAGAGTTTCTAATTTCTCTGAATCTTCCAGGCATTTGTCTGCTTAGTTGTCCTGTTGACATCCTCTGTGGTGATCATTGTCTACCTGTTTGTCATACCCACAATCATCAGCACTTACCCTGTGCACTGGGCTGCTTGGCACCTAAGTTGTGGCCACTGGCTCCTCCTCATGATAACCTTCCATTACTACAAGGCCACCACCACCTCCCCTGGACACCCACCTAAGGTACTTCATATACTTTGTTTGCCATGAGGCTACACGTCTGGTTAAATAGTCTTTATACAACTCCAATTCCATAAAAGTTGggatgttatgtaaaatgtaaataaaatcagaatgcaatgatttgcaaattccCTTAATCCATTTTTAATTCACAATGAAACTTACTAGGGCTACACAATATTCTCAAacatttattgtcattgcaataCTAGTGCAATATTATTATCACAAAGAACGGCAAAAAAATCATAGGTCATTATATTTCAAGtaccatgcattcatgttctgcttgCTAGTGATGACGGGGGGAAATAGGGATTTAATAGAAGCAATATTGTCAttgcaataataaataatggTCTTCCATATCACAAGGTTTTCTAACATTGTGCAGCCCTAGAACATATTGGTAGATGGAAAAAATACATCTCAAAAAGTTAGGATAGGGCAACAAAAGTaagataaaagtaaaagtaaggATGCACAAAAGAAACAGCTAGAGGATCATTTTGCAATTAAATAGGTTAACtgtcaacaggtcagtaagagtataaacaaagtataaaaagagcattttagacaAGCTGAATCCCTccaaagtaaagatgggcagaagtTCACCATTCAGCAAAAGactgtgtctaaaaataattGAGCAATTGCAGAATAATattcctcaatggaaaattgaTAAGGCTTTGAATATTCCATTGTCTGCAGTTCATAATTATTatctaaaatgttcaaaatctggagaaatctctgtgcacaaaggacaaggctgaacCTGAGGGTTTGAAGAtcacaacattaaaaacaggtctgatgtggtatgagatttgcaaatcattgcattcttttttttattaacattttacacaacatcccaactttttcagaattggggttgcaGCTGATGAAGATTTTATTACTATATTTATTCTCATGGTAAGTTGATATGTTTTGATAAAATCATAATGCGGTCTTCTCCTTGTCAATATATTTCAGAACAAACTTAATACTCCCTCTGTTTCCATCTGTAAAAAATGTGTCACACCAAAGCCACCGAGGACGCACCATTGTAGCATCTGCAACGTGTAAGCTTGACTGATAAACCAGCTGCAATTGGTTGGCAAGTTAAAGTAACAGTTCACATCTTCTGAAAGgcagttttgtggaaaggtgATACATACTTAATGTCTTACTTGTTTTAGATCTtttaacaacctcagtttggataaattgAGTTTATTCTGACTGGACTAATGAGCTAACATCTAGCCTGAGCAGAGCCTagaacaaagtggatttctgctgtCTTAATCCAATGGCAGTCTCCAAAAATTCACAACGGTTCATGTAAACACCATGGCTATTTTCATAGAATTATGTAGTTATTTGCAGGttcaaaaagcagcaacagctaGTTCTTCTGGTCTAGCCTGGCGTAGCAGgaatataataatatttctgcaagTAAATCATGTAATGCGAAATTGAAAGAggtgtaaatgtttatgaaacTGCAATTGTTTTAAGACTGCATGAGTTCAATTTGGTCTCAAACTAACCTGTAGCTTAATGATGCAGTCAGGATTTAactctgtttttacaaactgacATCATTTAAGAACATATTTACCAGGTATGGgcattttaagataaaaaaaaacctctttgaaTATATtggtaattatttgatttttattggaaCATTGGCCAAACCCCCCTCTTTTGTGGGTGCATGGGGTTTTCTCCGGACACTCTGGTTTCCAtccataataaaaaaaacaaaaaaaaaacatgcatgttaggttaactggtaactctaaattgtccctaggtgtgagtgggaGTGGGAGTGGGAATGGTTGTTcatctcatttgtctctgtgtgtccctgtgatggactcgtGACCCGTCCAAGGTGTGTCTGCCTCTCGCACAGAGACTTTGGGATAAAGGTATCAGCTCCCCCAcgaccctgcatggaaaagcaggttaaaaaatagatggatggacaaGTGTCAGCACAGCAACACACTGTTTAAAATAGTTCTTAATGAGCACTAACCTCATCTGATTTAGGACCGTTTCCTGCttcatgtttttacttaaaaatgacCATGTTCACACCGTTTGGACTTGCAGTGAATTAAAATTTACTCACCTCGAGCCCTGTTGATAAAGACATGGAGGATTTATACAGAGATGTCGTGCTAGTTGGAAGTCTTCTGGCAGCctctgtgtgatttctgaatgggtGAAGACAGCATGGGGGTGCTGAAGCTGGCCCACTGCCTTCCTTTGTGCCGTCAAGGGAAGTAGTAACAGAGTCGAGAAAAGATAAGCTGGCTTTATAACTCAATGACGTGATACATTGATGACAAACAGTCTGTGCAACCACCGGACATTTAAAAGCCTAAATAATTAACAGATTCATTGtcaatttttttcaaattcttccattttaactagactttgaATATTTGGATATCATTGCCCATCCCTAACAGCTACAGTAGATAACATGTTCATAACTGTTCCACAAAATtctcttcaaaagatctgaacaataAGTTCATCTTTTTAAGCCGTCATTGTAAAAGTGTGTATGTTTCAGGTGTGTTCTGAAGATGGATCACCATTGTCGTATCCTTTCAGTAAGCAACAGGAGAGTACATACAAAT encodes the following:
- the zdhhc16b gene encoding palmitoyltransferase ZDHHC16B isoform X3, which encodes MGSAWRWQLSRSMRLVLRWCRQQRGGRGGGSRTQISSRLLELWSYSKLLLHSLCYNSLADSDTLLDCVFEPIIWIVDSLTRWFGVAFVCLVVLLTSSVVIIVYLFVIPTIISTYPVHWAAWHLSCGHWLLLMITFHYYKATTTSPGHPPKNKLNTPSVSICKKCVTPKPPRTHHCSICNVCVLKMDHHCPWLNNCVGHFNHRYFFSFCLYMTLGCIYCSISSWEMFLEAYNAVESYNQTPPPDHSFGGSTAHKCIIFLWVLTSSVSVALGGLTLWHARLINRGETSVERHINRKETKRLRERGKTRWPF
- the zdhhc16b gene encoding palmitoyltransferase ZDHHC16B isoform X1; translation: MGSAWRWQLSRSMRLVLRWCRQQRGGRGGGSRTQISSRLLELWSYSKLLLHSLCYNSLADSDTLLDCVFEPIIWIVDSLTRWFGVAFVCLVVLLTSSVVIIVYLFVIPTIISTYPVHWAAWHLSCGHWLLLMITFHYYKATTTSPGHPPKNKLNTPSVSICKKCVTPKPPRTHHCSICNVCVLKMDHHCPWLNNCVGHFNHRYFFSFCLYMTLGCIYCSISSWEMFLEAYNAVESYNQTPPPDHSFGGSTAHKCIIFLWVLTSSVSVALGGLTLWHARLINRGETSVERHINRKETKRLRERGKVFRNPHHHGKIKNWKLFLGVETRRHWFTRVLLPSSHPPNGDGIVWDCTFNRRYFIAV
- the zdhhc16b gene encoding palmitoyltransferase ZDHHC16B isoform X2 — translated: MGSAWRWQLSRSMRLVLRWCRQQRGGRGGGSRTQISSRLLELWSYSKLLLHSLCYNSLADSDTLLDCVFEPIIWIVDSLTRWFGVAFVCLVVLLTSSVVIIVYLFVIPTIISTYPVHWAAWHLSCGHWLLLMITFHYYKATTTSPGHPPKNKLNTPSVSICKKCVTPKPPRTHHCSICNVCVLKMDHHCPWLNNCVGHFNHRYFFSFCLYMTLGCIYCSISSWEMFLEAYNAVESYNQTPPPDHSFGGSTAHKCIIFLWVLTSSVSVALGGLTLWHARLINRGETSVERHINRKETKRLRERGKGQIVFVFPGLHLVWLPSNICIHFFRWHD